In the Pelmatolapia mariae isolate MD_Pm_ZW linkage group LG10_11, Pm_UMD_F_2, whole genome shotgun sequence genome, GTGACTCTGGTGGCCCTCTGGTCTGTGAGAGCAGTGGTGTATGGTACCTTACTGGTATTGTGTCCTGGGGAACCTCTAACTGCAATGTCTACGCCCCTGCTGTGTATTCCCGTGTGTCCTACCTGCGCAGCTGGATCGACCAAACAATTGCTAATAACTGaagcttaagaaaaaaataaataaatcagcaacacacacatgtgtAGGCTTCCCTTTAATACACAGCtagcaaaataaataagagcACACCACATTTCCCATCTTTCCATCAGTGATTACAATATTATTGGTAAATGAATAACAATCGCATTAGTATTTTACTAGTTATTACTATTACAACTGGCATTTGATGTTAGCAAATCACACGGTACTGATGTTTGATGAATTTGTGACAAACAGAACAATAGATTTCTAAAACAGCTActgttggtttgttgtttttcatgccCATCTGATAAGCCAGAGAGTGAGGGTGATTGGGTAGGATAGTGAAAGTGGTTACTATGTACTGCATAGCAGAACTAAAATGTAGGAAACCACACACTATACAAGACAGACCTCGTACAGTATTACACATGTAAGGCGTCTCCCACTTTTGAAGCATAATTACAAAAGTGTTGCAGCATTAGCATATTCTGGGGTGTTCCTGGTTTTTTATCAGCTCATTTCTGCATGCGTTGCTTCATTTGCTACTGCGTAAACTAAGAGTAATCAAAGACTTCCAGAAGAGGCAGCAGGAGACTCAGACCAACTTAGAGTAAAGACAGAATCTCTCAGCTAAAAGAAACATGGGGCCTGGTAAGATACTTTAAACAGACATTAAATTTACAGGTGATGTGATACTTGATGAACAAATTATACATGCCTGTTGTCAGTTCTCACTAAAACAGAAATTTGTGCACATGTTAAGTTACACAAAGAAGTACTTCACATGATCTTGTAATATAGTGCATAGATCATGTGCCAATACTTTAATACATCTATAAAATCTACAAAGCAgctattttgtgtgtgtttatatatatatatatatatatatatatatatatatatatatatatatatatatatatatattatattatattatattatctgTTAAAATAATAGTACAATACTTTACAGGTCAATCTACACTGGAAGCAGCTTCGGCACACATACAAAGAGCCGCCATTATCATGTACTGCTTGATAATTATAGTTGGAACTCTCGGCAACGCTCTGGTTATCTACGTGACGGGAttcaaaatgaagaaaacagtcAACTCAATTTGGTTTCTCAACTTGGCCATAGCTGACTTCCTTTTCACAGCCTTCCTGATGTTCTCAgtcatttctctctctcagagTCACCAATGGCCTTTTGGACAATTCATGTGCAAGCTCAACAACTTTGTGAGTTTAGTCAACATGTTTGCCAGCATCTTTACTCTGACAGCTATAAGTTTGGATCGTTGCTTGTCCATCTGGGTGGTGGTGTGGGCACAGAACAAACGCACAGTCTGCAAAGCTCAGATCATATGTGTTGGTATCTGGGTGACTGCTGCAATCTGCAGCACTCCTTATGCCACTTTTCGCACCGTGTTAGGAGATAATGGGACATATTACTGTAGTTATTCTATGGCACATGAACAAAAATGGAGTCTCCACATTTTTCGCTTTCTCATGGGCTTTGTGATCCCATTCCTGGTAATAGTCGTCTCTTATGTGGCCATAGGCATACGTGCAATGCGCATGCAGACAACAAGGAGAAGGAGATCTCGCAGAATCATTTTTGCCATCATTTTTGCATTCTTCATCTGCTGGTTACCCttccatgtttttaattttatagaAATAAAGGCTATGAATAACCCAGACCTCTGGACCATTGTTAGAATCATGGGTCCTCTGACTGTGAGTCTGGCTTTTCTGAACAGCTGCCTGAACCCCATCCTCTATGTTTTCATGTGTGAAGAATTCATGAAGAAGCTTCGGCAGTCAATATGTTTTGTACTTGAGAGTGCTTTGGCAGAGGACCATGTGTCATTTATGTCCACTCGCTCCATGTCATCAACATTTTCAAGGATTTCCCGAAAGTCAGATGCTGCCACAACTTTAGAGAAGATCAACCCAGCTGCTTTAGAATCCTGCACAGGAAGCAAAGTCGTCATCACTGAAAAGACACTGAGCACTTAATAAGATCTCACCAATAGATGatgaaataaatcaataatgcAAGTTGTTCATCTCATCTCTTTGAAACATATAATGTTGGTACCCTGGGTCTGATTATTATGGGTGTCCTATAAGTCTGTTGGGGTAAGGCATAATATAATTATGCATAAAACAATAATCAAACCAAATCAGTCAGATTAAGTTCTTGATTAATCAATTAATGTAACATATAacacaatttatttaaaaagaaaataagacttCTATGCTGTGGTTTTGAAGATCTTGGATTTCCATCATTTGAATGTCAAAATTTTTAcgtcatttttatatttgtatatatatatatacattttattgCTCTAGCTTCTTTAACCATGTAAATTACTATGAACATCTATAAAACTGTGACAAGTGACTGAACAGTGATtgagttttttgctttttttcttttgtctggtGAAGAAAAACATGATAAAAGGGTGCATTTGTCTGACAAACCTTACTTGCGCCCTGGTAACAGCTGTTTTATCTTACAGGATATCGTGGTGCTGTATACTTCTTGCATTTGCAAAATGGAACACATTGCGTAAATCAAAGTACAccacaaaccacaaaaacatcacttttagaacaaaacaacaatgaaaACAGGTCCCAAAAATGACCAACATTAATATTATTTGTAAGCTATTAAACTATGAAATGTGGTACATGAACCTGAGATTTAAACAGTTGCGTCTATCTTATCTTGCTGCACAGATGTGCTGTGCTCGCTTCTTTTTTCTTGTGGGTTTTTTATTATCAGAACAACACCTGCTTCACTATTCACGCTAAGACTAAAAATGGAACTCAGTAGCAATAAAAACattgttacattttttcttaCCACAATGTTGCTGAAAAACATTTTGCAATATCGCTAAACGCAAAACTGCAATCCTACAATGGCGGCTGTATGATTTACATTATTAGAttcaaaaactgtaaaattataCAATATTTATCTGTCCCTTTAGCACATTAAACTCAGTCATTGTTAAAATTCCAAATAAATCCAATATTGCTCAAGAAAAACAATTCCACAAATGCTACATTCAATCTGCCTCCTTTATTTACTATGAATACATGCAAATTGTGATACACGTGCAGGTATTGGGGCTTCCCCTCTGACTAATAAAGAAAACTGGTTTTAAATTACAACCACGaacaaaagggggggggggacgtTACAACCATGTATGTGTATAAATGAACATGCCAAAATGAGTCACAATAGATACCTTATTACTTAGTACGATACTCTTAGGGACTCATTGCTAataaataccaaaataaaaaatgtaaaactaaaaGTGGAAGATTtacttgatttatttatttatttttatgtaaattatttttgttgAAAACATTCATAAAGACTTTGATATGTTAAGCTAGTTTTATACCAATAACTCAATGAAACAAGCATTTCCCAATTTCTAACTCTGAGAGCACAGACACTCAATCCTCACGCCCAGTTTTCCATTCTCCAGTGTGAAATGTTAGAAGAAGGACAAGCAGTGTATTCAGAGTTGGCTAACAAGCTCAACCCTGACAACCCATCCTTTTGAACACATTGTCCCAAAACTGGTCATCTGTGATCACTCCCTTTGTCAAGCTGTTTAGAAATGAAACAGGTGTATATAAAAACTCGAAACAATTTTCTTTGTCTAATGTTTCTTTAATTCTATATAAGCAAGTTAACGGGTGGCATTCATGGAGGATCTGAAGTGTCAGTAAAATTAGATTTTGGAACGCCAACAACCTAGACTCATCAGCCACTTTATTGggcacacctgttcaactgcgtGTTAAGGCAAATTTCTAACcagtcaatcacatgacagcaAATCACTGTAATGTTTGGTACTGCTTAGAATCTGGCTAAGGATTCAATATGCACTGAGACACACAGAACTGCAATACCAAGCAAACGCCATCTCCATAGACACAATGGCCAtggaagcaaaacaacactgtaTAAAAGGCCTCTGTGCAAATGTGAGTAAATGCTGACTGGGCCTTTGTCTTTATAGGAAAAAATGTTACAGGAATTTGAtgacacatatatatatatatagacatgTATTCAGTTTTGTACCACTGGTTGCTCTATGACAAGCAGACAAATTCCTCATTTGGGTAAAACCTTGGTGATAAATGTAATTCTGTTTGTGATTGTGATTCTGGCGAGCTATTTCATCAGGCCCGGTCTCTGCAGGCTATTGTGTCTAAAGTATCTGAAGCTTCACAAGTTCTAATGCTGCTTTTGGTACATCTGACACAATAGGATGATACATGGAAAGTGTAATGGGAAAATTCTAGTTAACCCTTACATATAGATTTAGGTGGTTAGAATTTCACTGTATGATTTCTGTATAACCTTTTGTATAACCTGCTTAAGATGAAGTAAGTATGTGTCAGCATGAGCTTGTGAAAACTGCTTAGCTAGGCCTAACGATGTTTCACTATGTTATCTGCTAACTGTTTTGCTCAGAAGGATGAAGGTGGTGGCCTGGGAAAGGATAGTGGGAGTCTTGTTTGTGCAGCAACAGCCCAGGCTGGACAAAAGACTGTTGTAACTGAAACGATATACAGTTTGTGCGATGTTATAAAAGGGGCGCTGCGACGTCCCGAGGTTAGAATGCTCATTACTATGAACCTGTCATGTTTGAGAGTGTGTACGTGTGTTCTCCTGCGCAGTAACAAATAGTTTGTGTCATGGTCCCCGTGTCTGCCCGGCCGGCTCCATAATGCCACGTGTTTTTGTGTACGTTCTCCTCTCGCCTCCCCGCCAGGGCGGAGCTCACTGTGGGCTCCCGCCCTCGGCGCACACACCTGTGTtcaaaggagttagcaaagaaaagcgtctggacttcttaaagttgcttgaagacgtttcacctctcatccgagaagcttcttcagttctaaggtcaaatggccgagagtcccagatttaaacccagtgggagtatccccccaaagagggacaaaggaccccctggtgatcctctaatcacatgagccaaggtgtgaaagcgggtgtgggacctaatcagccagggtttcgggtgtgctcattgtgaaacctggccccaccttgtcgtgtgaattcctgaggtcagatggcccaggatgtgagtgggcattaaggcgtctggggagggaactcaaaactggattatagatggcagacagttggtgtcgtaaaccaccgcctctgttcaaagatggtcgctcacagtggacatagatggcctctttcactcctctttcaaaccatctgtcctctctgtccaaaatgtgaacattggcatcctcgaaagagtgacctttatccttaagatgcagatggactgctgagtcttgtcctgtggaagtgactcttctatgttgtgccatgcgcttgtgaagtggctgtttggtctctccaatgtagaggtctgggcattcctcgctgcactgtacagcatgcaccacattgttcagtttgtgtttaggagttttgtctttcgggtgaaccagtttctgtctgactgtgttgctgggtctgaagtacactgggatgtcgtgcttggagaaaactctcctgagtttctctgatacaccggctacataggggatgacaacgttgttgcgtctgtctttcttatcctccctcgctggtgtctgatcttcttttctgtgcctctttgctgactttatgaacgcccagttaggataaccgcatgttttgagtgcttcctttacgtgtgtgtgttccttcttttttccctcaggcttagagggaacatgttctgcccggtggtgtagggtcctgattactccaagtttgtgttccagagggtgatgggagtcaaagaggaggtactggtccgtgtgtgtgggcttccggtaaacttcgatgttgaggttgccattctcttcaatgtgcacagcacagtccaggaaaggcaaacagttatcctttgtgtcttccctggtgaacttgatgtttttatccacagcgttaatgtgcgcagtgaaggattccacctGTGTCTCATCAGGCACCAATTACGGGTTGGACACTTAAGGCCGGGAAGCAGACAGTCTCATCGCTGGATGATTGTGCGAGACACGTTAGTGAACCTCAGCTTTGTGATCTCTAGCTCTGTGAAGTTTGTCCGTGATTTCTGCGTTAGCGTAACCCACCTTTTCCTGTGCACAGTTTCCCCGGACCCGTGACCAACCCGACGTGTGAACCTTTGTGAAGAGAGGAGCAAGAGTGAACGTGATTCACTTTTCTTTATGA is a window encoding:
- the LOC134637443 gene encoding chemerin-like receptor 1, with amino-acid sequence MGPGQSTLEAASAHIQRAAIIMYCLIIIVGTLGNALVIYVTGFKMKKTVNSIWFLNLAIADFLFTAFLMFSVISLSQSHQWPFGQFMCKLNNFVSLVNMFASIFTLTAISLDRCLSIWVVVWAQNKRTVCKAQIICVGIWVTAAICSTPYATFRTVLGDNGTYYCSYSMAHEQKWSLHIFRFLMGFVIPFLVIVVSYVAIGIRAMRMQTTRRRRSRRIIFAIIFAFFICWLPFHVFNFIEIKAMNNPDLWTIVRIMGPLTVSLAFLNSCLNPILYVFMCEEFMKKLRQSICFVLESALAEDHVSFMSTRSMSSTFSRISRKSDAATTLEKINPAALESCTGSKVVITEKTLST